CCGCCTTTCACCTTTTTTCCCGGTCTCTATGGCAAGGTAGATGTTGAGGGAGCCTGTTATTATAAAGATCAGGCCCACCAGAACAATGATTTTATAGGAGACACCTGAAAAGAAGGCAGACCATGGGGTATGACTTGAAGGGCTCATGGCAGTTCTCCTTGCAATCCGGAATAGCGGAATGCCTGACGGCTTATTTCGTTAAGGGTTACCCTTGACATGTCTGTGTCCACAAGTTGCATTCTGCCGGAATATATACGGGGGATATAGTGGCCCTGTCCCTGAATATCCAGGGCAATGGCATCTGCCATGGCCACACCGCTGTCATCATTTATCCGCATGAGGGTAACATCCAGCTCTCCTTTTTCAAGGGCATCCAGCTCGGCCTGTCCGCCGCCCCAGCCATTGAGATGAATCTGCTTTTCTATGCCCATTTCCTTAAGGGCATCCGCAGCACCCAGGGCAATGTCCGTTGTGGTGGCATATATTCTTGTCAGATCCGGATGGCGGTCTATGGCTTCAAGGGTTGCCAGTCTGGCTTTTTTTCTGTTGATACCCGTAAAAAAAATATCTTTCGGTTTCAGACCGTGGGCAGCATTGAAGTTGATGTAGGTATCTCCCCTCAATTTACTCAGATATCCATGGTCTGGATTCAGGACCACATAGGAACCTGGGGTTTTTCGGCCATGTTCCGCAAGCATGCGTGTGCCTTCCACATGATCAAATCCCACATATAAAAGGGGGGGAGAAATGTCCCATCGTTTAATGGGGGTTGTGATGTTCTGCAGAATAATTTTTGGTTTTGGGCGGGAAAGGATTCTCTCTATTATTTTATTGTGTTCCGGTGAGGGAAGGGTACAGATAAGATAATCCGGGTTCATTTGCAGCATGTCCCGGATCAGATGCATATCCTCATGGGAAACATAGGGCTTGTTATCATAGCGGAGCCTCACATGAAGAATATAGGGAATTTTATGTTCATGCATCCGCAGGGTAAAGGCCTTGATGTTTCTTGTCCAGTAGTCAGAGGTTTCAAAGCCGGGGTAAATGATGCCAATGCGTACCGGTTCAGGGATATGGAAGGATTCTGGCAGTGGTATGGCAGGGCTTTCTACCCGCTTGGAAAAAAATGCGTTTTTATCCTTTTGTTCTGGATGTTTTTCCATGAAGGCTTCCATGGTCCAATAGCCAGAAACAGTATCTGCAAGGGTGGACAGAGGCCAGAGAAGTAGGGCTGTAAGGATCGGGAAAAGCAGGATAGTAAAAAGGGCTGAGCCGGAATAGCTATGTCCGTTCAGGGGGGATTCATCCATCTCTTCTCCTTTAAGTCATGGGGGATACCAGTCATTCAGTTTCCGGTCAGGCACGGTGTTTGGGTGCCAAGGCCTTTATAAAACGGAGGGCAGCCGTGATGCAGGTCTGGTTTTTCAGTTTTTCTGCCGGAGTGGGTAGCGGTTTTGAAGGATCAGAGCCAGTCCGTCAGAAGAATGCCTATTCCTATGCGGTTGACGGAGGTGTTGTAGTCCAGCATGCTTTCTCCGTAGCCATTGAAAAACTGAAGATACAGTTTCAGATGCTCATGCAGGGGAAAGGTCCAGTCGGCCTGAACAGCCCCCTTGTTTTCATTTCTCCGGAGGTTGTTTCTGAAAAGAAGGGAAAGATTCTGGTCATTGCCGAATTTGTATGCCAGACGCAGATC
This sequence is a window from Desulfobotulus mexicanus. Protein-coding genes within it:
- a CDS encoding substrate-binding domain-containing protein, translated to MDESPLNGHSYSGSALFTILLFPILTALLLWPLSTLADTVSGYWTMEAFMEKHPEQKDKNAFFSKRVESPAIPLPESFHIPEPVRIGIIYPGFETSDYWTRNIKAFTLRMHEHKIPYILHVRLRYDNKPYVSHEDMHLIRDMLQMNPDYLICTLPSPEHNKIIERILSRPKPKIILQNITTPIKRWDISPPLLYVGFDHVEGTRMLAEHGRKTPGSYVVLNPDHGYLSKLRGDTYINFNAAHGLKPKDIFFTGINRKKARLATLEAIDRHPDLTRIYATTTDIALGAADALKEMGIEKQIHLNGWGGGQAELDALEKGELDVTLMRINDDSGVAMADAIALDIQGQGHYIPRIYSGRMQLVDTDMSRVTLNEISRQAFRYSGLQGELP